tataataatattaccttGTGACATTGACGATGTATCTACCTCGTGAGACTAATATAATCCCAAGAATGGCTAAACGGAACTTAgcatagaacatagtgtggaaaaacacataggcaaaTAGCTTAAGTTAAGTTTGAGTAGCCTAAgaatgaagatttttttaattcatcgcggacgaagtcgtgggGAAAAACTagagtaatataaaataggaaGGAATTTGAATGTGCGCGGGaccaaaaattattaactggATGATATTGAATTTATGGAACTggacacataaaaatataaataaaaatgaaagtatttaaatatgcaaTGTCTTCACATCCTTTACACCATATGTTAcacttttatgtttatttatgagggtagtttaaataatgatataatgttttaatattgttaaaatattcataaaaatgatTTCAGAGTTTAAACTGCCttgattcaaataatttttacacgtAAACGGAACGTAGCTCAGAGagatgtattttgtttgtacgTCTCGATGACAAACGTCAATGTCATTGCCGTAAACTCTAAAAACTACGTAAGATATAAACATACATTaagattatttctttaatttaatgaccAGGTAGAGTAAATCTAGCactagttattataaaaaaaaatggacgGAAGAACTGCCGAGATGCTACACACTAAAGGTGCAACATTTGTTTTCTTGGGAGTACCAAAAGGTACAGTTTTTGGTATTGACTTGAAATGTTGGCGTACAGATGAAGAATTTCGCGGTATAAGACTTATACCGCCAGGAATgcactatatttattatgcatCTGCATCGGAAACAGAAATAGACGACGTTTCTCAAAGGTACGACTTAGTacaaaaatggaaaatatttgcTACAGTACAATGTTCTTTGTCTTCGACATAAACTacctcttatttttttttaattttatagatctggattctttcaatatttcaaTGAGAATGATATCATTGTTAAAATGTGGGATAAAAAAACAGAGGATGTGAGTAAGGAAGTTGTCGATGAACATACTGTTGAGAGGATTAGAGAAAATCTGAATAATATAGACAGGTACCTTGCCCCATATCCATATGATATTTGGTCTCGATGGCACTGTCTCACTAGGCAAATTTCAGGTAATGGTAAAATAAGATGTTAACTTAGTGAGTCAGATTTTTTATCTGCAACTCGCACAACTAGTCCCATATTTTACATGTAATCAGTATATAGAAGACAAATgctacatcatcatcatcatcaacagcctttatctgcccactgctgggcataggcctttcccAATGACGTCCTTTCGTCCTGGGTATGACGTTAAACTTCCTCGTCCTGGGTATGACGTTAAACTTCCTCGTCCTGGGTATGACGTTAAACTTCCTAGTCGCCAACCCGCATGCCCAGCGTGGCGACTTAAGGGCACAAACTTCCCAAATGACAGGACAAATGCTACGCaagaagaaaattttaaatgatcaaATGAGGTTGTAGCTATTATTTAATGGAAGTGATACATTTTTGTTAGtagataaaatagaaaaaagattttcaaGTCAATGTTTGATTCCCATAAgagttttaactttatttatgtaatttacagAAGCTCTAGCTAAAAAGCTTTCCCCAGAACAAGGTATAATAAGGTCAGAAGAGTTTCATTCTATACCCGATTCAGAAAGACCAAgaggtataaaaaaatctaaagaaTGTTCAGAAGAAGAAAAGCAGAAAACTATGGAAAATAAGGAAGAGCCATCTCAAGGGTCATCTGAACATTTCAACAAAGGAGAAAGCTCTTCAAGTCCAAGACATTCTGGTACTAGAAGATTGAGTAGAATGACTGAGAAAGAAAGGGAAGATGCTATGCTACCTAATTTGAAGCCGGTTGAaggtttgttattttattagccgacttcaaaaagaaggaggttatacATTTAGTTAGTCCTGTGTAGaggttttttagtttatttcaaaacagcAAAGTATTAACTTGTACTTATAATCCTACtccttatattataaatgtgaaagtctacctggatagatgtttgttagagcTCCAGAATGGCTAAAgggaacataatctggaagaacacataggctactaagttatTCTTATAATCCTTGAAGACCGAGTCATAGGCAAAACCTAGTTAACAATAAGAAACTTTGAATATGAATTAACTGTTTTGCAATCACTTTTAACACATTTAGTCCCCTAAATTCAACCTATAAGTTTCCATTTACATGTGAAatttgtagtatttttttatttcataaggtggcaaacaagcaagcggtcacctgaatccACCTAAATAGCAAAGAGACCGCTAGAAATAGACATCAATTGCAGTTGcattacctacctttaattaacagaGAAGGGGATATACAggaatgcacagaaagaggatatattctcttcctatgcatcatctccatcaaatccacttcccctttccatccttttcCTTATAAGTAACACCAAATGAGACTAATTGATgtaatgattaattttttaaacacatgGTGAACATATCATTTT
The Papilio machaon chromosome 8, ilPapMach1.1, whole genome shotgun sequence DNA segment above includes these coding regions:
- the LOC106720229 gene encoding protein AAR2 homolog is translated as MDGRTAEMLHTKGATFVFLGVPKGTVFGIDLKCWRTDEEFRGIRLIPPGMHYIYYASASETEIDDVSQRSGFFQYFNENDIIVKMWDKKTEDVSKEVVDEHTVERIRENLNNIDRYLAPYPYDIWSRWHCLTRQISEALAKKLSPEQGIIRSEEFHSIPDSERPRGIKKSKECSEEEKQKTMENKEEPSQGSSEHFNKGESSSSPRHSGTRRLSRMTEKEREDAMLPNLKPVEGTVMRFTEIPKNKYPPGSSPMEITKHHLDQSYTLELMIAQHDEPLHIIGELQFAYTIFLIGHYWNGFDHWRNLVVLLCSCEDALDKYRDVFIHFIATIQHQMKELPLEFLCGIEMEQNVFYKKFREFFRNVYSAKSNQKLVIMIEKFKKSLADLFQWEFPNDDTDDEDEKPVVVEMEEINE